A section of the Akkermansia muciniphila genome encodes:
- a CDS encoding cupin domain-containing protein produces the protein MTAIQHIPERTPFTYADLIEYREGQITSLALVRSKGVNMTILAFDDEQLLPTHQTPGPALVQVLDGTAFFTVGNDSMNVPQGQTLMIPAGVPHSVIAQGRFKMLVTSILPLD, from the coding sequence ATCCAGCACATCCCCGAACGGACGCCTTTTACTTACGCGGACCTGATTGAATACCGCGAAGGGCAAATCACCAGCCTGGCCCTTGTGCGCTCCAAGGGCGTCAATATGACCATTCTGGCCTTTGACGACGAGCAGCTCCTTCCCACCCACCAGACGCCGGGCCCCGCCCTGGTGCAGGTGCTGGACGGCACCGCCTTTTTTACTGTGGGCAATGATTCCATGAACGTGCCGCAGGGCCAGACCCTGATGATCCCCGCAGGCGTGCCCCATTCCGTAATCGCCCAGGGAAGGTTCAAAATGCTGGTCACGTCCATCCTCCCGCTGGACTGA